One window from the genome of Nocardioides panaciterrulae encodes:
- a CDS encoding PAS domain S-box protein: MQQIDQGQLLASIAATSHDCIVSVDARGTILWASPATLGLLGWRPEDLAGSELAVLTPRQGGDVHAAYLDRLLAGERVDPFLDTVVRRDGSTFKASVTLGPVHDAAGAITGVTVILRDVTAHLLEQRELTQALEVSRAHFEQVATPQAILDLRGHLTSVNPAWCELFGHPEEHFTDRDLLSLVHPMDLHQAAERLDALGWGSLDSITYQGVFCDADGRSLSLLLDATALREADGSAYAVAVSARDLALVDEARRAAAVRASLYEALGRRPWAAALVIDTELRITSVTPAVTAMLGYAPTEAVRVAAWEGVVHPADSATVTETLERVRAEPWRTERFVLRARHRDGRWLWVEETVTNCLEDPDIRGLVANLRDITEQVRTEEALRLSEALHRALLETAQDGILAVARDGRTTFANARVAQILGRPLAEMYGVEADHLLGLPAWEDTAGRFELRYRHPDGHERTLEVARNPLMGADPEPLGSLVTVADVTEARLVERTLRRQALHDPLTGLPNRYLFLDRLETAAARHLRTFGRGTAVLYLDLDHFKPVNDGHGHQVGDEVLQEVARRVAGAVRATDTVGRLGGDEFAIICEDTDEGAAVLVAAKVLGELRRPFSSDGEEHQLGVSIGVALAPPYHVEELVRRADAAMYRAKQLGGSRVAVSRPGEAGGGDGQALMS; this comes from the coding sequence GTGCAGCAGATCGACCAGGGCCAGCTGTTGGCCAGCATCGCCGCGACCTCGCACGACTGCATCGTCTCCGTCGACGCGCGCGGCACGATCCTCTGGGCCAGCCCGGCCACGCTGGGGCTGCTCGGCTGGCGACCGGAGGACCTCGCGGGCAGCGAGCTGGCCGTGCTCACGCCGCGGCAGGGCGGTGACGTCCACGCGGCGTACCTGGACCGGCTGCTCGCCGGCGAGCGGGTCGACCCGTTCCTCGACACCGTCGTGCGCCGCGACGGCAGCACCTTCAAGGCCTCGGTCACGCTCGGCCCGGTGCACGACGCGGCCGGCGCGATCACCGGGGTCACCGTCATCCTGCGCGACGTCACCGCCCACCTGCTCGAGCAGCGCGAGCTCACCCAGGCGCTCGAGGTCTCCCGGGCCCACTTCGAGCAGGTGGCCACCCCCCAGGCGATCCTCGACCTGCGCGGCCACCTCACCTCGGTGAACCCCGCCTGGTGCGAGCTGTTCGGTCACCCCGAGGAGCACTTCACCGACCGCGACCTGCTCTCGCTCGTACACCCGATGGACCTCCACCAGGCGGCCGAGCGGCTCGACGCGCTCGGCTGGGGGAGCCTGGACTCGATCACCTACCAGGGCGTGTTCTGCGACGCGGACGGCCGCAGCCTGTCGCTGCTGCTCGACGCCACCGCGCTGCGCGAGGCCGACGGGTCGGCGTACGCCGTGGCGGTCTCGGCGCGCGACCTCGCGCTGGTCGACGAGGCGCGCCGGGCCGCGGCCGTCCGGGCCAGCCTCTACGAGGCGCTCGGCCGGCGACCGTGGGCGGCCGCGCTGGTCATCGACACCGAGCTGCGGATCACCTCGGTCACCCCCGCGGTCACCGCGATGCTCGGCTACGCGCCCACCGAGGCGGTGCGGGTGGCGGCCTGGGAGGGCGTGGTGCACCCGGCCGACTCCGCGACCGTGACCGAGACCCTCGAGCGGGTCCGGGCCGAGCCCTGGCGCACCGAGCGGTTCGTGCTGCGGGCGCGTCACCGCGACGGGCGCTGGCTGTGGGTGGAGGAGACCGTCACCAACTGCCTGGAGGACCCCGACATCCGCGGGCTGGTGGCCAACCTGCGGGACATCACCGAGCAGGTGCGCACCGAGGAGGCGCTGCGGCTCTCCGAGGCGCTGCACCGGGCGCTGCTGGAGACCGCCCAGGACGGGATCCTGGCCGTCGCCCGCGACGGTCGCACCACGTTCGCCAACGCGCGGGTCGCCCAGATCCTGGGCCGCCCACTGGCCGAGATGTACGGCGTGGAGGCCGATCACCTGCTCGGGCTGCCGGCGTGGGAGGACACGGCCGGCCGGTTCGAGCTGCGCTACCGCCACCCCGACGGGCACGAGCGCACGCTCGAGGTCGCGCGCAACCCGCTCATGGGCGCCGACCCGGAGCCGCTCGGGTCGCTGGTCACCGTCGCCGACGTCACCGAGGCGCGCCTGGTCGAGCGCACGCTGCGCCGCCAGGCGCTGCACGACCCGCTGACCGGGCTGCCGAACCGCTACCTCTTCCTGGACCGGCTCGAGACCGCCGCGGCGCGACACCTGCGCACGTTCGGCCGCGGCACGGCCGTGCTCTACCTCGACCTCGACCACTTCAAGCCGGTCAACGACGGGCACGGCCACCAGGTGGGCGACGAGGTGCTCCAGGAGGTCGCCCGCCGGGTCGCCGGCGCCGTCCGCGCCACCGACACCGTCGGCCGGCTCGGTGGCGACGAGTTCGCGATCATCTGCGAGGACACCGACGAGGGGGCCGCGGTGCTGGTCGCGGCGAAGGTGCTCGGCGAGCTGCGCCGCCCGTTCAGCTCCGACGGCGAGGAGCACCAGCTCGGGGTCAGCATCGGGGTCGCGCTGGCCCCGCCGTACCACGTCGAGGAGCTGGTACGCCGGGCCGACGCCGCGATGTACCGCGCCAAGCAGCTCGGTGGCAGCCGGGTCGCGGTCTCGCGCCCCGGCGAGGCCGGCGGCGGGGACGGTCAGGCGCTGATGTCGTAG
- a CDS encoding sensor domain-containing protein gives MSEQARSGSAPVPGLPLLVLRPDGLVLRAGPGLPELLGRPLQGVRLRDLAHTPDDAAAVEELLAAVRDGVPAGDTVLAMDPHTDPEADGRPLRLHLAWAVTDRHDGAPSEVTAFVLDRTGTRDGAVDGAVDGRPPLRAGFEESTAPQAVCDAQGRVTDVNAAFCLLVDHPADELVGRPVHSLSHRSDAGAADSRLARLLRGEVAADRYERSLARADGRPVPVLVDATVLRDAAGRPAGAAAYFQDLTLLRDVERRRQQQEEFFLALSRRASDLALVSDAEGRILYVSPALTQMLGHGAEDVLYARGLDFVHPDDASDAAAMFARVVAESGSATSTLRVRGAGGEWHTVEQTATDLLDTAVGGVVFNLRDVSDRIRAEAALKASEARYRAIADHADEGLWLTAPDGDGIYVNARLVEILGLPESEILGRPMSAVLAAAEVWHGPAGPTDPAGPNGAARPGADRSELVWPHPGGRRRILSVARVALEGERDAPGGWLAMVSDVTDARGAEEQLREAALTDDLTGLPNRARLMQHLQAALVGGGAGTAVLFIDLDRFKIVNDARGHAVGDALLQAVAGRLKAAAGPAHTVARFGGDEFLVVCEDTDEAGACAVAERLLAVLDEPFVVDGGEAVLSASVGVAVTSTTTTGSALLRHADAAMYAAKLAGRSRVRVFDSAMAAQAEDRFGLANDLRRALSRDQLDMHYQPVVDLRTGRVLGAEGLARWSHPNRGSVPPSRFVAVAEDVGLTARLDSWAVARATRDLRTMRATGALSPEAYVAVNISANTLGDPALERWVDAGVAAAGLEPRDVVLELTESAIMVDPASALELLQRLRERGYGIAVDDFGTGHSSLAYLRDLPVTILKIDRTFVAELGEDAGACAIVASIIELAGAVGATVVAEGVETAVNARLLRELGCDAAQGWLWSPAVAPLEAQGTGALARRYDISA, from the coding sequence ATGTCCGAGCAAGCGCGATCCGGGTCCGCGCCGGTGCCGGGCCTGCCCCTGCTCGTGCTGCGCCCCGACGGACTGGTGCTGCGGGCCGGCCCGGGGCTCCCCGAGCTGCTCGGACGGCCGCTGCAGGGGGTCCGGCTGCGCGACCTCGCGCACACCCCCGACGATGCGGCCGCCGTCGAGGAGCTGCTGGCCGCGGTCCGTGACGGCGTCCCGGCCGGGGACACGGTGCTGGCGATGGACCCGCACACCGACCCGGAGGCGGACGGCAGGCCGCTGCGGCTGCACCTGGCCTGGGCCGTGACCGACCGGCACGACGGGGCGCCCAGCGAGGTCACGGCGTTCGTGCTGGACCGCACCGGCACCCGCGACGGGGCGGTCGACGGGGCCGTCGACGGGCGCCCCCCGCTGCGCGCCGGGTTCGAGGAGTCCACCGCCCCGCAGGCGGTCTGCGACGCGCAGGGCCGGGTGACCGACGTGAACGCGGCGTTCTGCCTGCTCGTGGACCACCCGGCCGACGAGCTGGTCGGCCGGCCGGTGCACTCGCTCAGTCACCGCTCCGACGCCGGGGCCGCCGACTCGCGGCTCGCCCGCCTGCTGCGGGGCGAGGTCGCCGCGGACCGCTACGAGCGCTCGCTGGCCCGGGCCGACGGCCGGCCGGTGCCGGTGCTCGTGGACGCCACCGTGCTGCGCGACGCCGCGGGCCGACCGGCCGGCGCGGCGGCGTACTTCCAGGACCTGACGCTGCTGCGCGACGTCGAGCGGCGCCGCCAGCAGCAGGAGGAGTTCTTCCTCGCGCTCTCCCGCCGGGCCAGCGACCTGGCGCTGGTCAGCGACGCGGAGGGGCGGATCCTCTACGTCTCCCCCGCGCTGACCCAGATGCTCGGCCACGGCGCCGAGGACGTGCTCTACGCCCGCGGCCTGGACTTCGTCCACCCCGACGACGCGTCCGACGCGGCGGCGATGTTCGCCCGCGTGGTCGCGGAGAGCGGGTCGGCCACCTCCACGCTGCGGGTGCGGGGCGCCGGCGGCGAGTGGCACACGGTGGAGCAGACCGCCACCGACCTGCTGGACACCGCGGTGGGCGGGGTGGTGTTCAACCTGCGCGACGTCTCCGACCGGATCCGCGCCGAGGCCGCACTCAAGGCCTCCGAGGCCCGCTACCGCGCGATCGCCGACCACGCCGACGAGGGGTTGTGGCTGACCGCCCCCGACGGCGACGGCATCTATGTCAACGCCCGGCTCGTGGAGATCCTCGGGCTGCCCGAGTCCGAGATCCTCGGCCGCCCGATGTCGGCGGTGCTGGCGGCGGCCGAGGTGTGGCACGGCCCCGCCGGCCCCACCGACCCCGCCGGCCCCAACGGCGCAGCGCGCCCGGGCGCCGACCGCTCCGAGCTGGTCTGGCCGCACCCCGGCGGCCGGCGGCGGATCCTCAGCGTCGCCCGGGTGGCGCTCGAGGGCGAGCGAGACGCCCCCGGCGGCTGGCTGGCCATGGTCTCCGACGTCACCGACGCCCGCGGCGCCGAGGAGCAGCTGCGGGAGGCGGCCCTCACCGACGACCTCACCGGGCTGCCCAACCGCGCCCGGCTGATGCAGCACCTGCAGGCCGCGCTCGTGGGCGGCGGCGCGGGGACCGCGGTGCTGTTCATCGACCTCGACCGGTTCAAGATCGTCAACGACGCCCGCGGCCACGCCGTCGGCGACGCGCTGCTGCAGGCGGTGGCCGGACGGCTCAAGGCGGCCGCCGGGCCGGCCCACACCGTGGCCCGCTTCGGCGGCGACGAGTTCCTCGTGGTCTGCGAGGACACCGACGAGGCCGGCGCCTGCGCCGTGGCCGAGCGGCTGCTCGCGGTCCTCGACGAGCCGTTCGTCGTCGACGGGGGCGAGGCGGTGCTCTCGGCGTCGGTCGGGGTCGCGGTCACCTCGACGACCACGACCGGCTCGGCGCTGCTGCGGCACGCCGACGCGGCGATGTACGCCGCGAAGCTCGCCGGCCGCAGCCGGGTCCGGGTCTTCGACTCGGCGATGGCCGCGCAGGCCGAGGACCGGTTCGGGCTCGCCAACGACCTGCGCCGGGCGCTGAGCCGCGACCAGCTCGACATGCACTACCAACCGGTGGTCGACCTGCGCACCGGCCGGGTGCTCGGCGCCGAGGGGCTGGCCCGCTGGTCCCACCCCAACCGGGGATCGGTGCCGCCCAGCCGGTTCGTGGCGGTCGCCGAGGACGTCGGCCTGACCGCCCGGCTCGACAGCTGGGCGGTGGCCCGGGCGACCCGCGACCTGCGCACCATGCGGGCGACCGGCGCGCTGTCGCCGGAGGCCTACGTCGCGGTCAACATCTCCGCGAACACCCTGGGCGACCCGGCGCTGGAGCGGTGGGTGGACGCCGGCGTCGCCGCGGCCGGGCTGGAGCCCCGCGACGTGGTGCTCGAGCTCACCGAGAGCGCGATCATGGTCGACCCGGCCAGCGCGCTGGAGCTGCTGCAGCGGCTGCGCGAGCGCGGCTACGGCATCGCGGTCGACGACTTCGGCACCGGCCACAGCTCGCTGGCCTACCTGCGCGACCTGCCGGTGACGATCCTGAAGATCGACCGCACGTTCGTCGCCGAGCTCGGCGAGGACGCCGGGGCCTGCGCGATCGTCGCCTCGATCATCGAGCTCGCCGGCGCGGTCGGGGCCACAGTCGTGGCCGAGGGCGTGGAGACGGCCGTCAACGCCCGGCTTCTCCGGGAGCTCGGCTGCGACGCCGCCCAGGGCTGGCTGTGGAGCCCGGCGGTCGCGCCGCTGGAGGCGCAGGGCACCGGCGCGCTGGCCCGGCGCTACGACATCAGCGCCTGA
- a CDS encoding GGDEF domain-containing protein — translation MDTHDPAEPHDPAATAVVLRAVRTLLRAETRAEAAAALHTAVRELGGEVVPERSAGLRALPYEISLGLGPACLAEPVTGPEAERRLATHLKPLLDDAEAVAARCDRYQRQATRARTDALTGLAGRGEVDLRLAEAAVDDVVCLLDLDDFKSLNDTRGHAAGDAALRRFGELLRAGVRDLDMVGRYGGDEFLVLFTGIPALVAVERMRELVRQWTLEGAGSGVSVGLAVVDVRGPGRALAAADRALYRAKAAGGGAVAQAHLADYEKPV, via the coding sequence ATGGACACCCATGACCCTGCCGAGCCCCACGACCCCGCTGCGACGGCGGTCGTGCTGCGGGCGGTGCGCACCCTGCTCCGCGCGGAGACCCGGGCCGAGGCCGCGGCCGCCCTGCACACCGCCGTGCGCGAGCTCGGCGGCGAGGTGGTGCCCGAGCGCAGCGCCGGCCTCCGCGCCCTGCCGTACGAGATCTCGCTGGGGCTGGGCCCGGCGTGCCTCGCCGAGCCGGTCACCGGGCCGGAGGCCGAGCGGCGGCTCGCGACCCACCTGAAGCCGCTGCTCGACGACGCCGAGGCGGTCGCGGCCCGCTGCGACCGCTACCAGCGGCAGGCCACCCGGGCCCGTACCGACGCGCTCACCGGCCTCGCCGGCCGGGGCGAGGTCGACCTGCGGCTCGCGGAGGCCGCGGTCGACGACGTGGTCTGCCTGCTCGACCTCGACGACTTCAAGTCCCTCAACGACACCCGCGGCCACGCCGCCGGCGACGCGGCCCTGCGCCGGTTCGGCGAGCTGCTGCGCGCCGGGGTGCGGGACCTCGACATGGTCGGGCGGTACGGCGGGGACGAGTTCCTGGTGCTCTTCACCGGCATCCCGGCGCTCGTGGCCGTGGAGCGGATGCGGGAGCTGGTGCGCCAGTGGACCCTCGAGGGGGCCGGCTCGGGTGTCTCGGTGGGGCTGGCGGTCGTGGACGTCCGCGGCCCCGGCCGCGCCCTCGCCGCGGCCGACCGGGCCCTCTACCGCGCCAAGGCGGCCGGTGGTGGCGCGGTCGCGCAGGCCCACCTGGCCGACTACGAGAAGCCGGTCTGA
- a CDS encoding EAL domain-containing protein, producing the protein MLEGTVPPSSSVTASVLLVGPEPGGYDGPRTGTDVPVGPPAMLRAPGLAAALDLLASRPVDCVAVDLGLPDAHHPETWRALRAHSRGAVLLALVDGSEDDAHAGLHLADEVIGRELLVGPPTPRLWRRLLDRARVISELRTSEEATRRMSAILDVLPDAIYCHDPEGIITSWNHGAVQLYGYTSAEVLGRHVDLLHPPDTHEHAPIMSALRRGEPVRALETVRHGKDGVPVHVSLTACPEAGPTGELRGVTVLARDIGDRRYLQDELLRAFMHDGLTGLPNRASLVDRLSRTLARDAAEGRPVAVFFLDLDQFKRINEAQGHVAGDRVLAEIAGRLLRLLPEDGMVARLGGDEFVLVSRDTDTAAAAAIADRIFAALAAPVRLEGRAVHISASMGIAVSPPLDPDAESLLRHADAAMYEAKARGRSRSQIFDVSFAERSRDQLSLSGDLRDALARDRLEVHYQPIVALDGQRLVGVEALARWNHPTRGMVPPSEFVPLAEHSGFVCELDRWVLARACRQVRAGQVAGTLPDGVRVSVNLSARSLADPDLVALVRAVLDAEELSADSLVLEITETALLQDIATARRSLQGLRGLGVGIALDDFGTGYSSLSFLRELPVTQVKIDRSFVCNVARNQEDRLITQSIVDLAAGLGLETVAEGVETEDQRALLLRLGCANAQGHLWSRALPLAEVLAQASLGSPVAPLVPGRHAARRGHPGRRWGRAGWRRTPVAGAGPAVLPGGVPGTVPATPPDAGHQVAEAVRAGLEAGEAWLVVATDEHREALRAALGPDHVAAAVRGGYVELDAADILARLCDGGAPSRERFDGSIGELVRHLHRSSTTVRIYAELTGLLQQHDEPAAASAVEGLWEELEDVTGVSVWCGYDADHPLALRHAEVCTRHEHVAWHHGTLRGSTAS; encoded by the coding sequence ATGTTGGAGGGCACCGTTCCGCCGTCCTCCTCGGTGACGGCCTCCGTGCTCCTCGTCGGACCCGAACCCGGAGGGTACGACGGACCACGGACCGGCACCGACGTTCCGGTCGGTCCGCCGGCGATGCTGCGCGCCCCGGGACTGGCCGCCGCGCTCGACCTGCTCGCCTCCCGGCCCGTGGACTGCGTGGCGGTCGACCTCGGCCTGCCCGACGCCCACCACCCGGAGACCTGGCGGGCGCTGCGCGCGCACAGCCGGGGCGCGGTGCTGCTGGCGCTGGTCGACGGGTCCGAGGACGACGCGCACGCCGGGCTGCACCTGGCCGACGAGGTGATCGGCCGCGAGCTGCTCGTCGGTCCGCCCACCCCCCGGCTCTGGCGACGGCTCCTGGACCGGGCCCGGGTGATCAGCGAGCTGCGCACCAGCGAGGAGGCGACGCGGCGGATGTCCGCGATCCTCGACGTGCTGCCGGACGCGATCTACTGCCACGACCCGGAGGGCATCATCACCTCCTGGAACCACGGCGCGGTGCAGCTCTACGGCTACACCTCCGCGGAGGTCCTCGGCCGGCACGTCGACCTGCTGCACCCGCCCGACACCCACGAGCACGCGCCGATCATGTCCGCGCTGCGCCGGGGTGAGCCGGTGCGCGCGCTGGAGACCGTCCGGCACGGCAAGGACGGCGTGCCGGTGCACGTCTCGCTGACGGCCTGCCCCGAGGCGGGGCCGACCGGGGAGCTGCGCGGCGTCACGGTGCTGGCCCGCGACATCGGCGATCGCCGCTACCTCCAGGACGAGCTGCTCCGGGCGTTCATGCACGACGGGCTGACCGGTCTGCCCAACCGCGCCTCGCTGGTCGACCGGCTCTCCCGGACGCTGGCCCGCGACGCCGCCGAGGGGCGTCCGGTGGCGGTGTTCTTCCTCGACCTCGACCAGTTCAAGCGGATCAACGAGGCACAGGGGCACGTCGCCGGCGACCGGGTGCTCGCCGAGATCGCCGGCCGGCTGCTGCGGTTGCTGCCCGAGGACGGCATGGTGGCGCGGCTCGGCGGCGACGAGTTCGTGCTGGTCAGCCGCGACACCGACACCGCGGCCGCGGCGGCGATCGCCGACCGGATCTTCGCGGCGCTGGCGGCGCCGGTGCGGCTGGAGGGCCGGGCGGTCCACATCAGCGCGAGCATGGGTATCGCGGTCTCCCCGCCGCTGGACCCCGACGCGGAGAGCCTGCTGCGGCACGCCGACGCGGCGATGTACGAGGCCAAGGCCCGCGGCCGCTCGCGCAGCCAGATCTTCGACGTCTCGTTCGCCGAGCGGTCCCGCGACCAGCTGAGCCTGTCCGGCGACCTGCGGGACGCGCTCGCGCGGGACCGGCTGGAGGTGCACTACCAGCCGATCGTCGCGCTCGACGGGCAGCGGCTGGTCGGCGTGGAGGCGCTCGCCCGGTGGAACCACCCGACCCGCGGGATGGTGCCGCCCTCGGAGTTCGTGCCGCTGGCCGAGCACAGCGGCTTCGTGTGCGAGCTGGACCGGTGGGTGCTGGCCCGGGCCTGCCGCCAGGTCCGCGCGGGCCAGGTCGCGGGCACGCTGCCCGACGGCGTACGCGTGTCGGTGAACCTCTCCGCCCGCTCGCTCGCCGACCCCGACCTGGTGGCGCTGGTCCGCGCCGTGCTCGATGCCGAGGAGCTGTCGGCGGACTCGCTGGTCCTGGAGATCACCGAGACCGCGCTGCTCCAGGACATCGCCACCGCCCGGCGGTCGCTGCAGGGCCTGCGCGGGCTGGGCGTCGGCATCGCGCTGGACGACTTCGGCACCGGCTACTCCTCGCTGAGCTTCCTGCGCGAGCTGCCGGTCACCCAGGTCAAGATCGACCGCTCGTTCGTCTGCAACGTCGCCCGCAACCAGGAGGACCGGCTGATCACCCAGTCGATCGTCGACCTCGCCGCCGGCCTCGGCCTGGAGACCGTGGCCGAGGGCGTCGAGACCGAGGACCAGCGTGCGCTGCTACTCCGGCTGGGCTGCGCCAACGCCCAGGGGCACCTGTGGAGCCGGGCGCTGCCGCTGGCGGAGGTGCTGGCGCAGGCGTCGCTCGGCAGTCCGGTGGCGCCGCTCGTGCCCGGCCGGCACGCCGCCCGCCGCGGCCACCCCGGTCGCCGCTGGGGCCGCGCCGGGTGGCGGCGTACGCCGGTCGCCGGCGCCGGGCCGGCGGTCCTGCCCGGCGGGGTGCCGGGGACCGTGCCCGCCACGCCCCCGGACGCCGGCCACCAGGTCGCCGAGGCGGTGCGCGCCGGCCTGGAGGCCGGCGAGGCGTGGCTGGTCGTGGCCACCGACGAGCACCGCGAGGCGCTGCGGGCGGCGCTCGGCCCCGACCACGTCGCGGCCGCGGTCCGTGGCGGGTACGTCGAGCTGGACGCGGCCGACATCCTCGCCCGGCTCTGCGACGGCGGTGCCCCCTCCCGAGAGCGGTTCGACGGCTCGATCGGCGAGCTGGTCCGCCACCTGCACCGCAGCAGCACCACCGTGCGGATCTATGCCGAGCTCACCGGGCTGCTGCAGCAGCACGACGAGCCGGCCGCCGCGTCCGCGGTCGAGGGCCTGTGGGAGGAGCTCGAGGACGTCACCGGGGTCTCCGTCTGGTGCGGGTACGACGCGGACCACCCGCTCGCCCTGCGGCACGCCGAGGTGTGCACCCGACACGAGCACGTCGCCTGGCACCACGGCACCCTCCGCGGCTCGACGGCCTCCTGA